The stretch of DNA GCCCTTGCCATCCTTGGTCGAGGCGCCGGCTTCCTGCACGGCGTCCCGGAAACCCTGGACGGCCGGCCTGTGCGCCTTCGCCACGATCTCGCGCAGGGTCTCGCGGGCTTCCTTCTCCGAGTCGCGGGCGATGACGAAACCGTTGAGACCGAACCGGGGTGCAGCCAAGGCACCTTCGGTGCCGCGGCGGGTTTCGCCGGCGGCGGCCACGACTCCGGCAATGTTGTCCTTGAAGCCTTCCAGGTCCTTGCCGTTGGAGAAGTACCAGTCCGCAACGCGCCCCGCGGTAGCCTGGGCCGCCGTCGAATTTCCACCGAAGAAGATTTCCGGGTGGGCGCGCCCGGGCACGTCAACGGGTGCGGGGTTCAAGGTGAAATCGGTGATGTTGTAGTACTTGCCGGACTGGCTGTACTCCTGCTCCGTCCACAGGCCGCGGAGGACCTTGATGAACTCCTCGGTGCGGACGTAGCGTTCGTCATGCTCCAGCCATTCCAGGCCGAAGTTGGTGAACTCGTTCTTGAGCCAGCCGGAGACGATGTTCACGGCGGCGCGGCCGTTGGAGATGTGATCGGCGGTGATGATGTACTTGGCCAGCACACCGGGGTGCCACATGCCCGGGTGGACTGCGGCGATGACCTTCAGCCGCTCGGTAGCGGCCAGCAGCGCCAGGCTGAAGGACGTGGCTTCGTGCTGCTTGTCCGCGCCGTAGGACGCGGCGTAGCGGGTCTGGGTCAGGGCGTACTCGAAACCTGACTCCTCGGCGATCCGGGCGAGCTTCTTGTTGTAGTCGAAGTCCCAGCCGGTCCGCTGTTCGATGGTGGAGACCACCAGTCCGCCGGAGACGTTCGGTACCCAGTACGCGAACTTCAGCGGCTCGGAAAGACGGGCAACGCTGCTGATGTCATTCATGATTGTTCCTTTACTTTTGTCCGTTGAGATTGGGTGCCGGTACGGCTTTGACGTAGTCGCGCACCGCGCCTTGGATGCCGGCGATCGCCGGCTCGTTTTGGAGCGAGGTAGTGTCGCCGAGGGTGGTTCCCTCGAACAGTTGGGTGAGCAGCCGGCGCATGATCTTGCCGCTGCGGGTCTTGGGTACATCCGGAACCACGACGACGTCGCGCGGCTTGGCGATCGGGCCGATCTCCTTGGCGACGTGGTTGCGTAGGTCCTCGCTGGTTGAGCGCGTCTGGCCGGTGGTTGAGCTTGTCGAAACCCCTGCCTTCAGGACCACAAATGCGACGACGGCGTGCCCGGTCTTCGGGTCGGCCACGGGGCAGACGCCTGCCTCCACCACGTCCGGGTGCGATACCAGCGCGGACTCGATCTCGATGGTGGAGAGCAGGTGGCCGGAGACGTTGAGGGTGTCGTCCACCCGGCCGAGGATCCAGATGTCGCCGTCGGCGTCGTATTTGGCACCGTCCCCGGCCAGGAACCATCCATGCTCCGCGTACTGGCTCCAATAGGAGTCAAAGTAGCGGCGCGGGTTGCCCCAGACCGTGCGGGCGATGGCGGGACCGGGGGAGTCGACCACGATGTTCCCCTGCACCCCTGGGGGAACCGTGTTGCCGGCGTCATCCACAATCCGGGTGCTGACGCCGGGCAGCGGGCGCGCCGCGCAGCCGGGCTTGAAGTCTGTGTCCGTCGGAGCAGGGGAAAGTATGGTCGCACCCGTTTCCGACTGCCACCAGGTGTCCACAATAGGGGCGGTGCCCGCGCCGACGTTATCGCGAAGCCACCGCCAGGCCTCCGGGTTCACTGCCTCGCCAACGGTGCCGAGCACGCGGATGGAGGAGAGGTCGTAGGTGTCCGGAACGCCGTCGGGGAACCAGCCCATGAGGGAGCGGACCAGCGTGGGCGCGGTGTAGTACTGGGTGACGCCGTAGCGTTCGATGATTTCGAAGTGCCGGCCCGGGTGCGGAGTGTTGGGGGTGCCTTCAAAGATCACCTGGGTGACCCCGTTCGAGAGCGGACCGTAGATTTCGTAAGTGTGCGCGGTGACCCAGGCGAGGTCCGCGGTGCACCAGTGGACATCGCGGTCCCGCAGGGCCGGGTCCGGGTTGCTGAACAGGTGCTCGAAGCTCCAGGACGCCTGGGTGAGGTACCCGCCCGAGGTGTGGACCAGGCCCTTGGGCTTCCCAGTGGTTCCTGAGGTGTACATGATGAACAGGGGAGTCTCGGCGTCGAACGCCTCCGGCTCATGGACATCCGCTGCATTCCCGACGACGTCGTGCCACCACACGTCGCGGCCTTCGGTCATAGCGACTGTTGCCAGGTCCGTTGCCGGAGTGGTGCGGTTGACCACCAGGACGTGCTCGATGGCGTTCTCGCCAGCCACTGCGGCGTCCGCGTTGTCTTTCACGGGAACGGCCACGCCGCGCCGGAACTGGCCGTCGGTGGTGACCAGGAGCTTGGCGCCGGTGTCCTCCACTCGGAACTTCAGTGCTTCGGCGGAGAAGCCGCCGAACACCAGGGAATGGATGGCACCGATGCGTGCCACGGCCAGCGTGATGATGATGGTTTCGGGGATGACGGGGAGATAGATGACCACGCGGTCGCCCTTGCCGATGCCCAGGGCCAGGAGCGCGTTGGCTGCCTTGGACACCTCGCGCTGGAGTTCGGCGTAGGTGATGGACCGGCGGTCGCCGGGTTCGCCCTCGAAATACAGCGCCACTCTGTCACCGCGGCCCTCAAGCACATGGCGGTCCACGCAGTTGTAGGCGACGTTGAGCCGGCCGCCGTCGAACCAGCTGATCTGCGGCCCGGTGCCGGCCTCAGGATCTGCGGGCACCCAGCGGTGCGCCGTGTGCCACGGGTTTTCCCAGTGGAGCCGCAAGGCCTGCTGTTCCCAGAAGGTCACGTTATCCGGGTGCACCCCGGCGTTCAGGTCAAAGGTTTCGGTGGTGCTCACGCCCATCGTTTCACCGCCCACTTTTCTGCCAGGCCCAGCAGGGCGTCAGTAATTTTTCCGATCACGGCGAGCATCACGATGGCCAGGAACAGCCGGTCGGTGCGCCCGTTGTTCTGCGAATCCATCAGCAGGAAGCCCAGGCCCATGGACGAGGCGATCAGCTCCGCCGCCACCAGGAACAGCCAGGCCTGGGCCAGCGCCAGCCGCAGTCCGGAAAAGACGGCGGGAACGACGGCGGGCAGCTGCACCGTGGTCAGCAGCCGGACGCCCTTAAGGCCGAAGGCGCGGGCCGCCTCCACCAGGTTGCGGTCCACGTGGCGCAGCGCCAGCGAAACGGTGGTGAACACGGGGAAGAACGCGCCGATGATGATGAGGGTCACCTTGGAGTCCTCACCGATTTTCAGCCACAGGATCAGCAGCGGCACCCAGGCCAGGGACGGAACCGCCCGCAGTGCCCCGATGGTGGGGGCCAGCAGGGCGTCCGCTATTTTGGACAGGCCCACGGTTGCGCCGAGGACCAGGCCCAGCAGGGCACCGACCAGGAAACCGATCACGACCCGTTGGGTGGAGATGGCTATGTGGGTTCCGAGCTCTCCGCGTTCCAGCAGCTCGCCTGCAGCCTCCAGCACCATGGCCGGCGGCGGCAGTTGCACCACCGTGAACAGGTGGCTGGAGGAGGCGATCTGCCAGGCGGCCAGCAGGACTGCCGGGATGATCAAGCCAAGGGGCAGACGCGCCCAGTTCCTGGAGCGGACTCCGGCGGGAGACCATCCCGGTGCCGGAGCGGGTGCCTGACCGGCGCCCGCCCGGGCAGCGTCTGCCGTTGTTGCGGGAGCGGCTGCAGCACGCTCATCCGCAACAGTGTTGCCGGTGATGTGGGGATCTCCGAGAGTGCTCATCAGGAGTCCTTGATGGCTGACGGATCAGCCTTCTTCACCAGCGAGTCGTCGAGAAGGGAGCTGACCGCGTCGTCAATCTGCTGCTGCGTCTTGACGTCACCGGTTTCCACGAAGGTGGGCCCGATCTTCTCCAATACTTTGCGCTGTGCCTCGCCGGGTGCCGGATCAACGTTCAGGTTGCTGCGTTCCAGGACCACGGTCTTGGCCACCGCCGGGTCCAGGCCTGCAACCTTGGCCAGAATGTCGGCCGTCTGGTCCGGGTTTGCGGCAGCCCAGGCACGGGCCTTCTCGTAGGCATTCACCACGGCCTGGGCCAGTTCCGGCTTGTCCTTGAGGAACGATTCGGTGGCGTTGAGGAAGCCGTAGGTGTTGAAGTCGAGGTTCCGGTAGAAAAGTTTGGCGCCCTTCTGCTCGGCACCGGCCATGATCGGATCCAGGCCGGACCAGGCCTGGACGGAACTGTTCTCCAGGGCGGTGCGGCCGTCGGCATGCTGCAGGTTCTGCACCGTCACGTCACCGGGCTTCAGCCCCGCCTCCTCCAGGGCCTGCAGGAGGAAGAAGTAGGGATCGGTGCCCTTGGTGGCGGCCACGGACTTGCCCTTGAGGTCGGCCACGGAGGTGATGTCCGAGCCGGCCGGCGCCACCAGGGCCGCCCATTCGGGCTGTGAGTAGATGTCGATGGTCTTGATGGGTGAGCCGTTGGAGCGGGCCAGGAGGGCAGCGGAGCCAGCGGTGGAACCGACGTCGATAGCACCTGAGCGCAGAGCCTCATTGGCCTTGTTCGAGCCGGCGGACTGGACCCAGTTCACGGTGACGCCCTGGTCCTTGAGGCTCGCTTCCAGCCAGCCCTGGTCCTTGATGACCAGGCTGAGCGGGTTATACGTGGCGAAGTCGATGTTCAGGGTGCCGCCCTTGATGCTGCCGGCGGCAGCAGCGCTGCCGGACGAGCCCTCGCCTGCGACGCATCCGGTCAGTGCCAGGGCCGCTGAGGCGGCCAGGGCGGCCGCGCCCAGGAGTGAACGGCGGGAGATGGGGTGTTCGTACGGCATGGTCATCCTTTGATGCTGGGTCAGGCGGGAAACTAAAAGGGGGAATGCAAAAGGAATTGCAATGGAGCTGCGCTGCCGGCTGCTGAAGTTAATTACGACGTCTGCGGGGGAGCCGCTGCGGCTGCGGGCGGTCAGTGCCCGTCCACGCCCAGCGTTTCCAACAGCGAGCCGCGCATAACGGCGAGTTCAGCGGAGGCGCGATCCCGGGGCCGGCTGCCCGGCACTTCGAGAGTGCGCACGATGGTGGCGCCCTCGCCGTCGCCGTCGGCCCCGAGCACGATGATGCGGTCCGCGAGCTGCAGGGCTTCGTCCACATCGTGGGTTACCAGCAGGACCGTGGTGGGTTCCGCCCGGTGGATGTCCAGGAGGAGGTCCTGCATCCTGATCCTGGTCAGCGCGTCCAGGGCGCCGAAAGGTTCATCCAGGAGGAGGACGCCAGGGTTCCGTGCGAGGGCCCTGGCCAGGGAGGCGCGCTGGGCCATGCCGCCGGAGACTTCGCGGGGGCGGTGCCTGGCGAAGTTGTCCAGCCCCACAAGTTCCAGCAGGCGTGCCACTTTGGCCTTGCCCTCTTTTGCACTGCATCCGGTGGGCAGGCCGATAGCCACGTTCGCCTGAAGGGTGTGCCAGGGCAGCAGCCGCGGTTCCTGGAACGCGAAGGCGCAGCGGGAGTCAATGCCGTGCACAGCGGTGCCGTCGATCACTACGGAACCGGCGCTGGGTGCATCAAGTCCCGCCGCGGCGCGCAGGAGTGTGGACTTGCCGCAGCCGGAGGGGCCCAGGATGGCAAGGACTTCCCCGGCGGCGACGTCGAACGTGACGTCGCGAAGGACAGTGTGGGCAGTGGGGCCGGCCCCAAAAGTCCGCCGCAAGCCACTGAAAGCGACGGGCAGGGCGGCTGGGTGGCCGGAGGCAGCCCCGGCAGGGCGGGACGACAGAACTGCAGTCATGAGGATCACTCCATCGGTCCTGGCAGTAGCACCCTACGGATTCAGCCTTTGCCGGAATGGTCAGTTCCGGATGCCTACGGCTGCTTCCTTGCTATCACCGGCGCGTCGGCCGCGCCCAGTGACCAGGGTTGCTGCGGCTTCATCGATCCAGGTCTCTCGGCCGCTCGGGATGGTCAACTATCACTACACCGGAGCCGCATCCTCTGGACCAAATCTGCCTAACTGGGAGCGTAATATTCGTTCACGCCGGCTTCACCTGCGCATGAACAGTCACTTATTCGAGCATTCGCCGTTTGCGGCAGCGATGTACGCTTGCTGCATGGGCCACGTCAACGATCCGGAAGTCATCGAGCGCCTCATGCGAAACAAAGGGCGGTGGGCCATCGTGGGCCTCACCACCAACGAGTGGCGCGCCGCCTACGATACCTCGCTGTTTATCCGGGACCGGCTCGGTATGGAAATCATCCCCGTGAACCTCCCTGGTGACCCCGTACATGGGGAAGCGGGGTACCGGAGCCTCGGGGACATTCCTCCCGAAAAGCGACCCATCGACGTCGTGGACTGCTTTGTGAACTCGCAGAAGGTGGGGGCCGTGGTGGACCAGGCCATTGCAGTAGGCGCGAAAGCGATGTGGCTGCAACTGGGCGTCATTGACGAGGAGGCCGCGGAACGGGCCAAGGCCGCCGGGCTGGATGTCGTGATGAACACCTGCCCCGCCCAGCAGGCCTGGAAATACAACCTCTGACGCCGCTTGCAGGTTCAGCGCGTCAGGAGCCCCGGATAGTGCCGTTCCGTGACGTCCGGGTGCGCGCGCATCCTGCCCTTGAGCATGTTCATCCCGTAGGAAGCCAACAGCGGGTTGGCGGGATCGTCAGAGATACCCCGCGCTTCGGCCCGCAGTTCGGGCGGCAACGGGACGGGGTCGATAACGGCGTCCAGACGCGGTGACCAGAAGAACGGGACCGAATACCGGTCCACGCCGGGAGGGGGCGCCTGGACCCGATGGATGGTGGCCACGAGGTAGCCTTCAGTAGCGACTTCGAGCATCTCGCCAAGGTTCACCACCAGGGCACCGGGGATCGGCTCCACGGGCGCCCACTCAGTTGCCCCGGGCGGGAGGACTTCCAGCCCGCCGATGTCGTCCTGCAGCAGGAGGGTGACGAATCCGTAGTCCGCATGGGAGCCCACGCCCTGGTCGCCGGCAGCCTCCACAACGCCGCCCACGTAGTGAACCAGTTTTCCCATCCAGGCGGGAGTGCCACCGAAAGGCTCATCGAAGTAGTCCTCCGGCAGTTTCAGAGAGACCGCGATGGCCCGGAGCAGCTCCATTCCTACCCGGGACATCAGCTCCGCCCACTCCATGGCGGCCGGTTTGAGCTCCGGAAAGGACTCCTCCGGCCAAAGATTAGGGCCTTGGAGCAACCAGTACGGCTTGTCGTCCGGATAGTCCCGGACCGGCTCGCGCTCCGGCGAATAGTCGATCTGCTCCCGGGCGTCCGCGCGTCCCCGGGTCACCTCGGTGCCCATCCGCGTGTAGCCGCGGAAGTGCGGTGAAAGCCGGTTGTCCAGCTTCATCCTTTCCTCCAGCGGCAGTGCGAAGAACCGCCTGATAAGGTCCAGCAGCCGTTCCGGCTGACCGGGGGACGCGCCGTAACCGGTGATTTGGAAGAAACCCACATGGTGCGTCGCGTGGCGCAGCTGTTCAATGAAGTCCGGGCTGAATGAACCGTCGTCCTGCCGTGCCTTGCCCAGGTCCAGAACAGGAATGGCCCCCTGATCGTGTGACATCCTCGCAGACTAGCACCGTGGCAGCCGGCTTTGTAGGCTTCCTGCATGGACCCTGCTGCATTGAGGAAAATCTGCCTCTCGTTTCCCGGCGCGTACGAGGATTATCCGTTCGGACCGGAAACCGCCGTCTTCAAGGTCCGGGCCAATATCGCCGGAGGGGCGCGGCATGAGGCCAAGCTCTTTGCTTTGTCCGGCATGAATCCCCAGGACTGGTACGTGAACCTTAAGTGCGAGCCAAACCTTGCCGTGCAGCTGCGCGCTGCCCACCCGGAGATCACCGGTGCCTGGCACATGAACAAGACGCACTGGAACGGCGTCCGCCTGGACGGGACCCTTGCGGACGACATGATCCGGGACATGGTGGAGGACTCTTACGACCTGGTGGTGGCAGGCCTGACCAGGAAACAGCAGGAGCAGCTTGGATGGGCCCGCCTGGCGGGTTCCCGGGGTGCCAACCAGTGAAGGCCAAACGGTCGCCGCAGGGCAGGCACCTCGATTACCCCGGCATCGGGGGCACGGAACACGGGGTTGCTCCCGATGGATACGCCCCTGTCCTGCAAGAAGCGCAACTGGGCTCCGGCTTTGCGGTCTACCGGCGGGTGGCCGCCGGCATCCTTTCCTGGGAGCTCCAGCGGCGTGCCGGCCTACGAGTCCGGACGGATTCACCAAGGGTGGTGCCCGGGGCACGGGTGGTGAGCGGTTTCGGCGTCGGGCCTTTTCGGCTTAGTGCACCCTGCGAAGTGGTTTGGGTACGCGAACCACTGCCGGCGGGGGTCCCGCAGTCGGCAGGATTTGGTTATGGAGCCCTGCAAGGCCACCCGGCGCGGGGCGAGGAGTCCTTTGAAGTGGAGATCAACGGCGACGCCGATGTGCATTTGAGGATTCGTTCCTTCAGCAAACCCGGCAACTGGTTCTACTCGGCCGGGGGACTGGTGACCCGGGCAGCGCAGCGCCACGTTACTTCCCGGTACATTGAAGGGGCACGCCAACTCGCCGCGGAAGGACTACGCCCGTGATTTTTATCGTCGTCAAGTTCAAGGTCAAGCCGGAGTGGTCGGAGCGCTGGCCCGCTCTGGTGGCCGATTTCACCCAAGCCACACGGCAGGAGCCGGGCAACCTCTGGTTCGATTGGTCCCGCAGCCTTGAGGACCCGAACGAATACGTCTTGGTGGAAGCCTTCAAGGACGATGCCGCGGGCGAGCACGTCAACAGCGCGCACTTCAAGCAGGCCATGGCGGACATGCCCCAGGCCCTGGCCGAAACGCCCCGGATCGTCAGCCGCCAATTTGAGGGCGACGGCTGGGACCGGATGGGGGAGCTGGCCATCTGATGTGGATCGGCTGGATCGAATTCGACATCCTCCTGGGCGACGTCCAGAGCCTGAAGGAAAAGCGGTCCGTCGTCAGGCCACTGATAGCTGAAGTCAAGCGCCGTTTCGACGTCTCCGTCGCCGAGGTGGGGGATCACGACCAGTACCGGCGCACCCGGCTGGGCGTTGGCCTCGTGGCAGCAGACCGCGCGCACCTCGTGGAGGTGCTCGCCGCCGTCGAACGCCTGGTGGCCGGGCGCCCGGAAATCGAACTGCTCAGCGCGCGGCAGCGGGATCTGCACAGCGAGGATTAAACCAAGCAACGCGGGGTCACGTGGCGCCCATCCCGAGGGGATTCATGGGCGGCAGGTGACCCCGCGTTGCTTTTAGTGGGAAAGGTCAGCCGAAGTACTTCGGCAGCGTACCTTCGTGGGCTTCGCGGAGGGCGTCAAGCGACAGGCTCTGCACTCCGTTGATGTCCAGGGTTCCGCTGGCCGCGTCCACCACACCGATCCGGGTGTGTACGAAGCCGCGGGCGGTGCACATGTCCGTGAAGCGGACTTCCTCGGAACGGGGAACACCTACAACGGCACGGCCCTGTGACTCGGCGAAGAGCGCCGTGAACAGGTCCACGCCGTCCCGGTCCAGAACGTCCTGCAGCGCGATCCTGGCACCCACGCCGTAGCGCAGCGAGGACTCCACCAGGGCAGCTGCGAGGCCGCCTTCGGAGAGGTCGTGGGCAGAGTCGATCATGCCGTCGCGCGATGCGTTGATCAGGATCTCACCCAGGGCGCGTTCGGCGTCGAGGTCGACCTTGGGAGGCAGGCCGCCCAGGTGGCCGCGCATGTTGGCCCACTCGGAACCGTCAAGTTCCGCAGCCGTGGTGCCCAGCAGGTAGATGGCCTGGCCGTCCTCACGCCAGCCCGACGGCGTGCGGCGGGCTACGTCGTCGAGCTTGCCCAGCACTGCCACCACGGGGGAGGGGTGGATCGGCGTGGTGCCGGTCTGGTTGTACAGCGAGACGTTGCCGCCGGTGACCGGGATGCCCAGCACCATGCAGGCGTCGGACAGGCCGCGGATAGCCTCTGCGAGCTGCCACATAACGTCCGGGTCCTCGGGTGAGCCGAAGTTCAGGCAGTCGCTGACGGCCATGGGAACGGCGCCGGAGGTGGCGACGTTCCGGTAGGCCTCGGCCAGGGCAAGCTGTGCACCGTGGTAGGGGTCGAGGTAGGTGTAGCGGCCGTTGGCATCAGTGGCCAGGGCCACACCCAGGCCCGTTTCCTCGTCCACGCGGACCACGCCTGCATCGTCGGGCATGGCCATGGAAGTGTTGCCGCCCACATAGCGGTCGTACTGGTTGGTGATCCAGGACTTGGAGCACATGTTCGGCGATGCCACCAGTTCGGTGACGGCCTTGGCGAGCTCAGCCGGAGCGGAGGGCCGGCCGGCGTCCTGCACGGAGCCGGTGAAGGTGTCTGCCTGCACGGCGTCCTGCCACTCGGGACGGGCGAACGGGCGGTCGTACACCGGACCGTCGTGTGCCACAGTGCGGGGATCGACGTCGACGATCACCTCGCCTTCCCAGGTGATGATGAGGCGGCCGGTGTCGGTCACCTCGCCCAGCCAGGCGTACTCAACGGCCCACTTGTCCATCACGGCTTCGAACGCCGCAACGTTCTCCGGGGTGACAACGGCCATCATGCGTTCCTGCGACTCGGACATCAGGATCTCGCCCGGGGTCAGCGTGGGATCGCGCAGCAGCACGGAGGTCAGCTCAACCTGCATGCCGCCGTCGCCGTTGGAAGCCAGCTCGGAGGTGGCGCAGGAGATGCCGGCGGCGCCGAGGTCCTGGATGCCTTCCACCAGGGAGCCCTTGAACAGTTCCAGGCAGCACTCGATGAGGACCTTCTCGGCGAACGGGTCGCCCACCTGCACTGCGGGGCGCTTGGACGGCTTGGTGTCGTCGAAGGACTCGGAGGCCAGTACGGAGGCGCCCCCGATGCCGTCACCACCAGTGCGGGCACCGAACAGGACCACCTTGTTGCCCTTGCCGGACGCGTTGGCGAGGCGGATGTCCTCGTGGCGCATCACGCCAACAGCCAGCGCGTTCACCAGCGGATTGCCCTGGTACACGGAGTCGAACACCATTTCGCCGCCGATGTTCGGCAGGCCCAACGAGTTGCCATAGCCGCCGATGCCGGCAACGGCGCCATGCATGACGCGTGCCGTGTCCGGGTGGTCAATGGCGCCAAAGCGCAGCGGATCCATCACGGCCACCGGGCGGGCGCCCATGGAGATAATGTCGCGGACAATGCCGCCGATGCCGGTCGCGGCGCCCTGGTAAGGCTCAACGAACGACGGCGAGTTGTGCGACTCGATCTTGAAGGTCACGGCCCAGCCGTCCCCGAGGTTGGTCACGCCGGCGTTTTCGCCGATGCCCACCAGCATGTCCTTCTTCATCTCCGGGGTTACCTTTTCGCCGAACTGGCGCAGGTGGTTCTTGGAGGACTTGTAGGAGCAGTGCTCGCTCCACATCACGGAATACATGGCGAGCTCGGCACCGCTGGGGCGCCGGCCGAGGACCTTGACGATCTCGTCGAACTCGTTCTGCTTCAGTCCCAGTTCAGCCCAGGGCAGCTCCGTGTCCGGAGTCTTCGCCGCATGCTCAACGGTGTCGATATTGAATTTCTTGACCTGGGTGATGGCACCCGGGGCAGCGGTGGGCGAGGCGGCAGTAGACGTGCCTCCGCCGTCGGTGATCGAGCCTGTCGAGATCCCGGTCATTACTTGCCTCCCACAATCTTGGTCAAAACGGAGGTGAAGAAACCCAGCCCGTCGGTGTCGGAACCGCCGATTCCGTCCAGCGATTCGGGGCCGAAGCCGGCCTCAACGGCGTGCTCGGGGTGCGGCATCAGGCCCACCACGTTGCCTGCGGCGTTGGAGATACCCGCGATGTCACGGCGGGAGCCGTTCGGGTTGAAGCCCACGTAGCGGAACACCACGCGGCCCTCCGCCTCGAGGGCGTCCAGGGTCTTATCGTCCGCGAGGTACTGGCCGTCCTGGTTCTTCAGCGGAACGGTAATCTCCTGGCCCGCCTGGTAGTCCAGGGTCCATGCGGTGTTGCTGTTTTCCACGCGCAGAACCTGGTCCCGGCACATGAACTTCAGGTGGTCGTTCTTGATCATCGAACCGGGCAGCAGGTGCGATTCGGTGAGGATCTGGAAGCCGTTGCAGATGCCGAGCACGGGAAGTTTGGCGTCACTGTTGGCGGCGTCAATGATCCTGGACATCAGCGGGGCAAAGCGGGCGATGGCACCGGCGCGGAGGTAGTCGCCGTAGGAGAAGCCGCCCGGAATCACCACGGCATCCACGTCGCCAAGTTCCGTGTCAGCGTGCCAGAGTTCGACGGCGGTGCCGCCTGCGAGGCGCACGGCGCGGGCGGCGTCGCGGTCATCGAGGGTGCCCGGGAAGGTGACGACGCCGATCTTGGCCCCCGCGAGGCGCGGTTCGGCGGCGACGGCGATGGCCTCGCCGATCAGGGGAAGTTCAGTCATGTCAGGCCTCGACGACCTCGACGTTGACGACGTCCTCGATCACGGGGTTGGACAGCAGGGTCTCTGCGGCATCGCGCGCCTGGGCCAGGATGTCCTCGGTCACCTCGCCGTCGACGGTCAGTTCGAAACGCTTGCCCTGGCGGACAGAGCTGAAGCTGGTGAAGCCCAGCCGGGGGAGGGCGCCGACGATAGCCTTCCCCTGCGGGTCCAGAATCTCGGGCTTGGGCATGACGTCAACAACGATCCGGGGCATCCGGTAACTCCTGTGCGTGAGCTTGGGTAAGGGCGCAGCTCAGTGGTGCCGTCTCACGCCGTACCGGGGTGTCGGGGGACACACTTGTTAACCTTGTGGACGGGCGCTCCGCGAGCTTGCTAGTCCATTCTACCGGCCGGAGCGTCCCACCCCGCATTCGGCGGATTCCAGTCACAAGCCTTGGCTGGACTCCGTGGTTCATGGGGCAGCAGGCCGTGGCTCTGGAGTTGGGCCGGTGGTGTTACTAGGATTGCTGAATGGCTGAGAAATCGAGATCCGTACTGTTGCCGATGGTTGCCGCCGCAGTGTTCGCCGGGCTGGGGCGGATGGTGCTGCAAAAGGTCAAAGCGGACCGGCTTGCGCGTGAGAATCGGGTTGCCGGACCGGTGGACGAAAAGACCAGGCAATGGATCAGCGACGTGGTCCGAACACCCCGGTAACAGGTTCCGGGCGGCACTTGGTCCGAGCTCATCGGGGCGTCCTGCGGGGCGCCCTTTTTCCTGCCCCTTTGCAC from Pseudarthrobacter siccitolerans encodes:
- a CDS encoding MmcQ/YjbR family DNA-binding protein encodes the protein MDPAALRKICLSFPGAYEDYPFGPETAVFKVRANIAGGARHEAKLFALSGMNPQDWYVNLKCEPNLAVQLRAAHPEITGAWHMNKTHWNGVRLDGTLADDMIRDMVEDSYDLVVAGLTRKQQEQLGWARLAGSRGANQ
- a CDS encoding DUF1990 family protein, with the protein product MKAKRSPQGRHLDYPGIGGTEHGVAPDGYAPVLQEAQLGSGFAVYRRVAAGILSWELQRRAGLRVRTDSPRVVPGARVVSGFGVGPFRLSAPCEVVWVREPLPAGVPQSAGFGYGALQGHPARGEESFEVEINGDADVHLRIRSFSKPGNWFYSAGGLVTRAAQRHVTSRYIEGARQLAAEGLRP
- a CDS encoding putative quinol monooxygenase, producing the protein MIFIVVKFKVKPEWSERWPALVADFTQATRQEPGNLWFDWSRSLEDPNEYVLVEAFKDDAAGEHVNSAHFKQAMADMPQALAETPRIVSRQFEGDGWDRMGELAI
- a CDS encoding DUF503 domain-containing protein codes for the protein MWIGWIEFDILLGDVQSLKEKRSVVRPLIAEVKRRFDVSVAEVGDHDQYRRTRLGVGLVAADRAHLVEVLAAVERLVAGRPEIELLSARQRDLHSED
- the purL gene encoding phosphoribosylformylglycinamidine synthase subunit PurL, with the protein product MTGISTGSITDGGGTSTAASPTAAPGAITQVKKFNIDTVEHAAKTPDTELPWAELGLKQNEFDEIVKVLGRRPSGAELAMYSVMWSEHCSYKSSKNHLRQFGEKVTPEMKKDMLVGIGENAGVTNLGDGWAVTFKIESHNSPSFVEPYQGAATGIGGIVRDIISMGARPVAVMDPLRFGAIDHPDTARVMHGAVAGIGGYGNSLGLPNIGGEMVFDSVYQGNPLVNALAVGVMRHEDIRLANASGKGNKVVLFGARTGGDGIGGASVLASESFDDTKPSKRPAVQVGDPFAEKVLIECCLELFKGSLVEGIQDLGAAGISCATSELASNGDGGMQVELTSVLLRDPTLTPGEILMSESQERMMAVVTPENVAAFEAVMDKWAVEYAWLGEVTDTGRLIITWEGEVIVDVDPRTVAHDGPVYDRPFARPEWQDAVQADTFTGSVQDAGRPSAPAELAKAVTELVASPNMCSKSWITNQYDRYVGGNTSMAMPDDAGVVRVDEETGLGVALATDANGRYTYLDPYHGAQLALAEAYRNVATSGAVPMAVSDCLNFGSPEDPDVMWQLAEAIRGLSDACMVLGIPVTGGNVSLYNQTGTTPIHPSPVVAVLGKLDDVARRTPSGWREDGQAIYLLGTTAAELDGSEWANMRGHLGGLPPKVDLDAERALGEILINASRDGMIDSAHDLSEGGLAAALVESSLRYGVGARIALQDVLDRDGVDLFTALFAESQGRAVVGVPRSEEVRFTDMCTARGFVHTRIGVVDAASGTLDINGVQSLSLDALREAHEGTLPKYFG
- the purQ gene encoding phosphoribosylformylglycinamidine synthase subunit PurQ, whose amino-acid sequence is MTELPLIGEAIAVAAEPRLAGAKIGVVTFPGTLDDRDAARAVRLAGGTAVELWHADTELGDVDAVVIPGGFSYGDYLRAGAIARFAPLMSRIIDAANSDAKLPVLGICNGFQILTESHLLPGSMIKNDHLKFMCRDQVLRVENSNTAWTLDYQAGQEITVPLKNQDGQYLADDKTLDALEAEGRVVFRYVGFNPNGSRRDIAGISNAAGNVVGLMPHPEHAVEAGFGPESLDGIGGSDTDGLGFFTSVLTKIVGGK
- the purS gene encoding phosphoribosylformylglycinamidine synthase subunit PurS, with amino-acid sequence MPRIVVDVMPKPEILDPQGKAIVGALPRLGFTSFSSVRQGKRFELTVDGEVTEDILAQARDAAETLLSNPVIEDVVNVEVVEA